The Campylobacter ureolyticus ACS-301-V-Sch3b genomic sequence TTTTTTCCTAGATCCGAGCCTATTATTATGCACCCACTTGTATCAGAGCCGTATCTTCCTTGATGGATTAAAATCCTTCTATCCTTGCTTACAGCTTCATTAAAAAGTAGTGGCAATTTTCTTTTAAATTTAGGGCTATAGCTCCAAACAGCGTTATACCTTCCTTGTGGAATCCTTTTATCTTGATTTGATACAGTTGTATCAGGTCCCTCTGGTTCAAGTGTATAGCCAGTAAGGAGTTCATCCCCTAGCTCATCAAAGATACTAAAAACACCAATTGTTGCGTCTTTTATCTCTTCAATTCTTTTTATAATCATCTTTTTCATTTAGTTTTCCTTGCTTCTATAAATTTTAAGACCTATTTCAAAGTTATAAATATAAAGACTATCTTTAAAGCCTAAAAATGAAATTTCACTAATTGGATCATCTTTTAAATTAATAGCCTCTTTTATGGCTTTTAGCCTTAGTTCATCAAGTAAGCTTATAACACCTAAATTATCACTCATCATACTTCTTGCAGCAACGTAAATTTTAAAGCTTACCAAATCAACCTGCCAGTCAAG encodes the following:
- a CDS encoding DUF5675 family protein, whose amino-acid sequence is MKKMIIKRIEEIKDATIGVFSIFDELGDELLTGYTLEPEGPDTTVSNQDKRIPQGRYNAVWSYSPKFKRKLPLLFNEAVSKDRRILIHQGRYGSDTSGCIIIGSDLGKNGIFNSIKKFKEFLEVVKFDDFIVEIDNAGAI